A segment of the Ammospiza caudacuta isolate bAmmCau1 chromosome 2, bAmmCau1.pri, whole genome shotgun sequence genome:
ccatcatccatccatccatctgtccatccatccatcatccatccatcatccatccatccatccatccatcatccatccatcatccatccatccatccatccatcatccatccatccatccatccatccatccatccatccatcatccatccatccatccatccatccatccatccatccatccatccatcatggAGATCCATAGAGGAGATTAAATGAGATTAaacccacctgcagcccccgGAGGAGCCCACATCAGAGCAGGGGATGCACAAAAGGTGTGATCCCATGGGaattccagcctggagcagctcctggcagggatcTGAGCCCCTGTGGGGAGAGGAGCCCCCCTGGAGCAGGTTTGGtgggaggatttgggatcctATGGGAAAAGGGACCCACACAGGGCAGGTCCTGCAGGAATGACCCATGGATAAAGGACCCACACAGGGCAGGTCCTGCAGGAATGACCCATGGATAAAGGACCCACACAGGGCAGGTCCTGCAGGAATGACCCATGGATAaaggacccacactggagcaggaatGACCCCGTGGATAAAGGACCCACATGGGACAGTTCCCACAGGAATGACCCCATGGATAAAGGACCCACATGGGACAGTTCCCACAGGAATGACCCCATGGATAAAGGACCCACATGGGACAGTTCCCACAGGAATGACCCCATGCATAAAGGACCCACAATGGGGCAATTCCTGCAGGAATGACCCCATGGATAAAGGACCCACAAGGGACAGGTCTTGCAGGAATGACCCCATGGATAAAGGACCCACATGGGACAGTTCCCACAGGAATGACCCCGTGGATAAAGGACCCACACTGGGACAGTTCCTGCAGGAATGACCCCGTGGATAAAGGACCCACAATGGGGCAATTCCTGCAGGAATGACCCCATGGATAAAGGACCCACATGGGGCAGTTCCCACAGGAATGACCCCATGGATAAAGGACCCACATGGGACAGGTCCTGCAGGAATGACCCCATGGATAAAGGACCCACATGGGACAGGTCCTGCAGGAATGACCCCATGGATAAAGGACCCACACTGGGACAGTTCCCGCAGGAATGACCCCATGGATAAAGGACCCACATGGGACAGGTCCTGCAGGAATGACCCCATGGATACAGGACCCACACAGGTACAGCCTGATCCTGAAGAACTGATCCTGTGGGAAGTACTCGGGCTGGAGAAGTCCATGGAGGACACCAGGGCtcagggacactgagggcacGGGGCCAccgtggggacagggacaccagggagaTAGGGACACtgacagtgacactgagggCTCAAGGACACTGGGGGCAAAGGGACaccatgggcacagggatgctgtgggCACAGGAACACCGGGTACACAGGCACACCACAAGGACACttgtggcacagggacaccagagggacacagggacaccacaggAACCCTACAGGGACActggtgacacagggacaccacagggatactgaggacacagggacaccacacggacaccacagggacactgggggcacaaggacagtggtggcacagggacatgtGTGTCCTGTCACAGGGATACAGGGACCCCACAGGGACAccggtggcacagggacagtggtTGCGCAGGGACACCGCAGGGACCCCAGCCGGGCGCGGGGGCTGCGCTCCCCCAATTGCCCGGCAGGGGGCGCGCAGCCCGATGGCGCCGCCCCGTGGAACTACAGCTCCCAGCGTGCCCCGCGGCAGGAGCGGCCCTAATGGCGCTGGGGTGGGCGTGGCTCCGGAGCGCCTGCGCAGTGCGCGGTGACCCTGGGGGCAGCCGGGAAAGatggcggcggcagcggggctCGTCTTGAAGGTGAAActggggggcggcggggcctgGGCGGCTCTCGGGGGGAGCAGCGGCGTCTGCCGCCCTCCAGCCCTGCGCGGGGCCTCGGACGTTCCCCTCCCTCCCGATCCTCGAGGGCCGCGCCGACCCCGCCATTCTCCCCCTTATTCCCCCCCAGGTGCGGCAGCTGAGCACGACGGCGGCGAGACCGGCGACCAAGCTGGTCAAGGTGAGGGGGCAGGGGCGATGTCAGAGGGAAAGGGTAGGGAGGGCTCCAGGCTGGTGAAAATGAGGGGGCAGGGGTGTCCTGAAGGGGCCGGGAGGGGTCTCCAAGCTGGTGAAAATGAGGGGCAGAGGTGTTCTGAAGGGGTCTCCAAGCTGGTGAAAATGAGGGGCAGAGGTGTTCTGAAGGGGTCTCCAAGCTGGTGAAAATGAGGGGCAGAGGTGTTCTGAAGGGGTCTCCAAGCTGGTGAAAATGAGGGGCAGAGGTGTTCTGAAGGGGTCTCCAAGCTGGTGAAAATGAGGGGCAGAGGTGTTCTGAAGGGGTCTCCAAGCTGGTGAAAACGAGGGGCAGGGGTGTCCTGAAGGGGTCTCCAAGCTGGTGAAAATGAGGGGACAGGGGTGTCCTGCAGGGCCTCGGAGGGGTCTCCAGGGTGGTTGATGTGAGGAGTGGAGGTCATGAGGAGATCCAGGGGATCCCAGGGGTGGTCAAGGGGGGTGTCCAGGCGGGTTCTGGGTGGCTCAGGGCGGGTGGCCGAGATGGTCATGGTGAGGGGAGGGTGCAGGGGGCTCCCGGCTGGCCGGGGCAGGGGTCTCTGCCCGGGTCCCCCCGCTCAGCGCCCGCCCGCGTTCCTGCAGCCGCCCATCCAGGTGTACGGGCTGGAGGGGCGCTATGCCACCGCCCTCTACTCGGCTGCCAGCAAGCAGAAGAAGCTGGAGCAGGTGGAGAAGGAGCTGACCCGGGTGTGGGTAAGGCgttcccagccagggctgccaggggtgggagtggggagggttccctgctcctccccagtaGGGAGGGGGCTGAGCTCCCATGACCTGTGAGACTGCCATCCTGCTGGCACCTGCACTGCCTGCTTGTGGCCCTGGTGTTTAAATGGGATATTGGAAAGGagttgttccctgggagggtgggcaggccctggcacagggtgcccagagaagctgtggctgttcctcccctggaagtgtccaaggacaggttggaaggggcttggagcaatctgggatagtggaaggtgtccgtGTCCATtcgatctttaaggtcccttccaacccaaaccattccctgattctctggctggagctgccattTCACTTCCCATCAGCTCCAGAGCCCCTTTGTTCTCATTCCAGGAGTGCCCCTGTTGCCTGCCTTGGCTGCTCCAGGTGGGCCTTGTGACAGCAGGAAAACCCCTGGCATTTGTCACATCTCTGTGTATCCCCTCAGAGCCTCCTGAAGGACCCCAAGCTGTCCAGTGTGGTGATGAACCCTCACACCAAGAGCTCCGTGAAACAAAAAGCCGTGAACGAAGCCCTGGCAAGAGAGAAGATGACCCCAATCACCGTCAACCTGATGAGTGAGTGACCTCTGGGCTTCAGGAGGgcatcccagcagtgccatcTGCTGGAATGGATGCTGGGATGTGCCTCTGGAGGTGCTTGAAGGCCTCGGTGTGTGGCTGTTTTGCAGATCTGCTGGCTGAGAACGGCCGCCTGCGTTACACCCCGGGCATCGTCTCAGCCTTCGGGAAGATCATGAGCGCCGTCCGAGGGGAGGTGGTGTGCACGGTCACCACGGCCCAGGTGGGCTGGGAGCAAACacaggcagtggcagcaaacacaggcagtGGCAGTGTGGGGGTCCCAGTTGTTGGTTTCTCCGtttctggattgaaggcacttgggACAGTAATTCACGTtcacactcaggtgtttattatctgttatcagtaaaacagtctcactgctgtgagttctgcagcttttcattagaaggcacaaaatggccaacaatctcttgttacaaggtcttttagGACTGAACTATCCAATGAAGAACTGACACCtgaattattttcccttttaatgcaataactgatcccaaagtgttgcaatggggacttttctgcccaattacaaaatgccacccaaacccgtggagaaggaggaagaagaagcatgaagaacaaacccaggacaacaccctgtgccccccatcttgctgccatccacaacagactaaaaaccccaaaacctcaatttctcaccaagtgatgcacctacactgctctctataattgcacacttttgtggatGCCAGTCTATGTTGAAGTCTGGcaaactttctccatggatgagggtgagagtcagtgctgccctgggggtcagggcaccccagagcagacacagaaatattcctggtgccctgggtttccacagggAGGAAAGATAGGGAATGACAGGAAagacaaacctctcccagttAAGGCTGCACTCTGTGATTGAAGTACTTGCTGTGAGAGCAGTGAGGACATGTCTCACCTCTGCCAAGCTGAACAAATTGCTGCAAAGAGAGGGCTGATACCCAGCAGTTCCTGGTCCAAAGTGGAAACTCTTCATCCCACTGCAGCTCAACAGCTCATGGTTTTCCTTCCTGTGTGTGAACCCAGGGGCTGACAGAAGTCAGGCTGGTAGAGCTGCACGTAGAGCTGCCCCTGTTCTTCTTCCAAACAGGAAAATGTTTCATGAAATCAAAAAGGCACAAAGTGGTTGTTGTTCCTGTGCTGCCCTTGATTATCCGTGTTCCACAATGCTGCATTCCTGGTGGAAGTGTGtcatgaagaagaaaatttatataatttatatcaTTTGagtatatattattattatgtaATTTATTATCATTATATCATTGAGTATTTTTAAGTCcttcattttcctgctcttctgttgttttgtttcagcCCTTGGATGAGGCTAACCTCAGTGAACTGAAAAGTGCTCTGAATGGGTTCTTGGCCAAAGGAGAGGTGTTGAAACTGGAGACTAAGGTCTGGATTCTTGACTTTCAAATAAGTGTTACTAAGTTCACGCTAAGGGCCTTTGTGTCTctgatttttatgaaaacaaaaagttttGTTGAGTCCAGTTACTTTGTTACATAGTTCCGTGCTTCTTATAGACATGATGatgttttaatttctaaaatgttCACTTTGGAATGCAATGACAGCAAAATCATCTCAAAAAAGGCtctttgaaaagcttttttttttctttctttactaCTATAAAAGTTGTGTCCTATGGTAACAAATTACTGCTAATCAACTTTCTGTTTAATGTTCCTTCCTCAGACTGACCCAGCAATCCTTGGTGGCATGATTGTCAATATTGGGGAGAAGTACGTGGACATGTCAACAAGGTCCAAGATCCAGAAACTCACCAAAATAATGAGAGAGACTGTCTAGAGAGCTGTTCTGGTGGTTCCCAGGGAAACCTGACACATGGAAACAATAAAATTCTTCCTTCTCGTGGAGGTGGTGCCCAGTATTTTGGTTGGGgaagcacagccctgagggagGAAGATGCTGAAGCCGCCCTGAGTTTCTGTAGCTGTGGCTGAACATTCGTGGCAGGGCTTGAAATAGGGGCTCACGCTGGGGAAGGATGTTGGGAAGGACATGGAAAGAGCACTGAGGGAGCTGATGAATGGGGGCGGTGCTGTGGAGGGACTGCCAGGCTCCCCAGAAACCTCTGGGGGTTGGTCTGGACTGCCAAGACAGAGGGAAGGGATACCCAGAGCCCCTGAGGGCGGCAGCAATGGCGGCGCCGCTCCCTCagcgcccggccccggccccggcgggcggGGAGCCCTGGGCAGCGCCCTACGGGCAGAAGGGAgcgagccccggcccggcctctGTGCCCGTGGCGCCGCAgaggccagggcag
Coding sequences within it:
- the ATP5PO gene encoding ATP synthase subunit O, mitochondrial, translated to MAAAAGLVLKVRQLSTTAARPATKLVKPPIQVYGLEGRYATALYSAASKQKKLEQVEKELTRVWSLLKDPKLSSVVMNPHTKSSVKQKAVNEALAREKMTPITVNLMNLLAENGRLRYTPGIVSAFGKIMSAVRGEVVCTVTTAQPLDEANLSELKSALNGFLAKGEVLKLETKTDPAILGGMIVNIGEKYVDMSTRSKIQKLTKIMRETV